CGTCGAGCTGCTACTGGAGCTCCTGGGTGAGCGTTGAGCACCTGGCAGCGTCGAACCAAGTGGTGCGGACGCGTTCGTTGTTCCCGTTGGGGGGCTCGTGGTCGGCGGCGGGTCGGTGCAGGGAGTGACTCTCGTCGCTCAGGGCGCGGCCGACGCCCTGGAAGAGTCCGCGGATGTAGCGCGGTGTCGTCGGAGGCCATGCCCTGACCGGCAGACCACCGGTCCTGGCGGCGTAGGGCAACGACACGATTCGGTGACCCGGTCGCTCCACGCCGGGGCCGCGCCGGAGGTGGCCCGGCGGGCCGTCTCGGACGCCGTCCGCACCGTGGCCAGGGCGGCGCTGCGGGAGGAATTGGGCCGACCGGCCCTGGTCCCTCGGCACGAACGCGAGAAAGATCTCGGTTCGATGCCCGGTCCCGACGCGATCGGGCATCGACGGAACGCGGAACCTACAGGGAGTCATCCATGGCGGACAGCGAGCGGCCGGGCCCCGGCAACCCCACCCGGGTCTTCCTGCTGGACGACCACGAGGTGGTACGGCGTGGTGTGCGCGACCTGCTCGACGACGAGCCGGACATCAGCGTGGTCGGTGAGGCCGGGACGGTGGAGCAGGCCCTGGTCCGCGTCCCCGCGCTGCGACCGCGGGTGGCCATTCTCGACGTTCGCCTGCCCGACGGGGACGGCGTGTCCGTGTGCCGGGAGTTGCGCTCGCGCATGCCCGAGCTCGCCTGCCTGATGCTGACCTCCTTCGACGAGGAGGAGGCCCTGCTGGACTCGATCACGGCGGGCGCCTCCGGGTACGTCCTGAAGCAGATCCAGGGCTCGGACCTGGTGTCCGCGGTACGCACCCTGGCCGACGGCCAGTCCCTGCTCGACCCGAGCGCCGCCACCAGGCTGATGGCCCGGCTGCGCGGAGAGCAGCGGCAGGAGGAGCCCGACGCTCTGCCCGGCCTGACGCAACGGGAGCGCGAGATCCTGGCTCTGATCGGCGAGGGGCTGACCAACCGCCAGATCGGCCAGCGGCTGTACCTGGCCGAGAAGACGGTGAAGAACCACGTCTCCCGTCTGCTGGCCAAGCTCGGCGTGGAACGTCGCATCCAGGCCGCGGTCATCGCCACCCAGGCCCAGGACCGGCAGCGCCGGGAAGCCCGCTGAAGACCGGTGTCGGTGGGGCCGAATCCCGGACTGCCGAAGCGGCTTCGACCGGCTGACGGCGGTACGCCGACCGGGTACGCCCGGCCCCGTCGGGGGGTCGGTCACGCCACGTACCGATGACGCCGGCGAAACCCGCGCGGAGCAACGGCCTGAGACGCCTGCTACGGGGGCGATGGCGTCGTCTCCAGCCGGTAGCCGGTCACGAACTCGGCACGGATGCGGACCACGTGCTCCATCTCCGTGTTGATCCAGGGCGTCAGCTCGGTGCGGTAGCGGGAGAGTGCCTGCGGATCCGTGACACGGCTCGCGGTGCCGGTGATCATCACACTCCAGCCGGTGTGCGTGGCCTCGTCGATCTGGTCGGCCTCGTACACCACCACCTCGGAGGCCGACGCGGTGGCCAGCAGCGCGGCACCGGCGTGGGTGCGGATGACGATGTCGCCGTCGTCGTTCACGAGGTGGTTGACCGGCCGGATCACCGGGAGCGCCTGGTGGGTGAAGCCCACCCGCCCCATGGACACGCCCGTCAGCAGCGTGATTGATTCCTTCCGGTCCAGCTCCACCATACGAGTGCCAGGAGCGGGAGGAAGAGGCCGAACGGTCATGACGGTTCCCGGCAGACGGTCCCGTGCCTGGCCCCCCGCGGCCAGATCACCTCGACATCGACCCCGTGACTGCGCGCGTAGGCCACCAGATGCGCCGTGACGTCCCGGCCGTTGGACGGCGAGCCGTCCCATACCGCGAGCACGCGGGCGCAGTGGCGCAGCAAGCTCTCGTCCGCGGTCACGCACGAGCCGCGGTCGCCGGGGTCGTACTCCACCAGCCGCACCTGCTCCGACAGCAGCAGCAGTTCGCCGGCGGCCCTGCGGTCGAGCTCGGCCAACTGCGTTGGCACGCCGTTGCGCGAGGGCAGGACCGTCACCAGGGCCAGCCCGGCCTTACGGGCGGCCCTCCCGAAGGCCGTCGGCAACCCCTTTCCGGCGCGGACCAGACCGGCTCTGCCCGCCCGGGCGAACTCGACCAGCCGCGCTCGCAGTTCCTCCTCCACCAGCACGAGCGTCGACGTGCTGAGATCGGGATGCCCTACGACAGCGATCATTCCCGACTGTCCTTTCTCCTCACCGCTCACTGGTCTGCTTGATCGTCTCCGGGTTCGGGCGCGGCGCGCCAGAGCCGAGCGGAACGAGGAAAGGGCCGGTCGGTCCTTGCGGGGGCAAGCCGACGCCGCTCTGGTTTCCGTCGGTCCGCGCGCGAACGGTCGAGCCTCACTCGGCCCGACGGGGCTTGGTATCAAGGAAGTTCGGCCCTACTCGGGATCGCCGTGCCACCGGCACGATCGATGTACTGGTGCGATCCACACGACGGACCCGGCTGTGGCGGTGAGCGCCGTCCCCCTACGTGCCCGCACACCACCCGCACAGAGGAGAGCCATGCTTTCGCTTGAATCGGCCCCTGTCATTCGCGCCACCCTGCCCGTTGTCAGCGAGGCCCTGGACGAGATCACGGCGCGCTTCTACGGCACCATGTTCGCCGAGCGACCCGAGCTGCTGGACGGACTGTTCAACCGTGGCAATCAGGCCAGCGGCGAGCAGCGCAAGGCCCTGGCGGGATCGATCGCGGCCTTCGCCCAGGCGCTGCTGGCCGATCCCGAGACCCGGCCCGACGCGCTGCTGTCCCGGATCGCCCACAAGCACGCCGCGCTCGGTGTCACCGAGGACCAGTACTCGATCGTCCACAAATACCTGTTCCGCGCCATCGGCGAGGTGCTGGGCGATGCCGTCACCGCGGAGGTGGCCTCCGCCTGGGACGAGGTGTACTGGCTGATGGCCGGTGCCCTCGTCGCCCAGGAGGCCCGCCTCTACCAGGAAGCCGAGGTCGACCCGCGGCACCCGTGGCGGCAGTGGACCGTCGTGGAGCGGCGGGAGGAGACCCCGGACGTGGCCTCCTTCCTGCTGCGCCCGGCCGATGACGGCCCGCCGCCCGCTGCCCGCGCCGGTCAGTACGTCAGCGTCCGGGCGCTCATGCCCGACGGAACCCACCAGACCCGCCAGTACAGCCTGTCCAACGCCCTCGGCGACCGGCTGCGGCGCATCACCGTCAAGCGCGTGGCGAGCGTGGCCGGCGCCCCCGAGGGCGAGGTGTCCCACCAACTGCACCGCACCGTCCGGGCCGGCGGTGAACTCACCCTGTCGGCCCCGTTCGGAGACGTGGTCCTCGATGACACCGACACCCCGCTCGTGCTGGTGTCCGCAGGTATCGGCTGCACCCCCATGGTCGCGATGCTCGAACACCTCGCCGCCACCGGTTCGGCCCGGCCGGTCCGTGTCGTGCACGCCGACCGCGCTCCGGCCGACCACGCCCTGCGGGCCGACACCCGCCGTCTCGTGGCCCAGCTGCCCGAGGCGCGAGCGGAGTTCTGGTACGAACAGGACGCGGCCGAGGAAGCCGGTGCGCGCACGGGCCTGATGGACCTCGACGGACTGGACCTGCCCGCCGACGCCGATGTGTACCTGTGCGGTGCACTCCCCTTCATGCGCGCCGTCCGCGCCCAACTGCTCCAGGCGGGTGTCCCCGCACGCCGCATCCGCTACGAGGTCTTCGGCCCCGACCTGTGGCTGGCCCACGCCGAGGGCTGTGACGCCCGGCCGCCGGGCAGCAGGAAGCAGGCCCCACGGACCAGCCGGTCCGTGGGGCCCGGCCCGTTTACAGCAAGCTGCTCCAGTAGGACCAGAAGCGGATGAGGACCAGGACAGCGATCACGCCGTACCAGCCGGCGAGAAGTATCCAGTGCGTTTCCAGGACCAGATCGAGAGGGCGCCCCGGCCGGCCGCCGGTACGGGGATGGCTCCCCGGTCGAGGTTGTGCAGCGTGACGTACCAGAACAGGGCGATGGTGACGGCCCGGACCACGGCGCAGTAGGGGCAGAGCCTGCCGAGCCCGAACAGCGACTGGTAGATCAGCCAGTGCACGAACACCGCACCGGCGAGGGCACCGGCGTTCAGCGCCAGCCACAGCATCCGGTGCAGACGGGCTCCGGTGAGCACGGCCAGTCCGAGGACGGCGACCGCGGCGAAGGCGCCGAGGCCGAGCAGCATGTTGGGGAATCCGAAGGCGCTGCCCTCCGGACTGGACATGACGCCGCCGCAGCTGACGATCGGGCTGATGTCGCACGGCGGCTGATACGCCGGGTCCTTCAGCAGCCGCCAGTCATCCACCGTGAGTTGGAAGGAGGCGAGCCAGCCGACGGCCCCGGTCAGGGTCAGCAGCCAACCGGTGCGCCGATCCGCCCGTCCGGGGCGGGCCCGACTCATGCGGCGCGCCTGGTACGCGATGCGGGAGCCGAGCCGGTGCGCACCACTGGTGCCGGAGTGGCCGCGCGGCGTCGGTAGACCAGGTAGGGGCGGATGAGACAGCCGATCGGGGCGCTCCAGACGTGGACCAGGCGGGTGAACGGCCAGGCCGCGAAGAGCAGGCACGCGCTCAGGACGTGCAGCTGGAACAGGAGCGGCGCCCCGGCGATCGCCTCGGGGTGCGGGTGGAGGTCGAAGACGCCGCGGAACCAGACCGAGACGGTCTCGCGGTAGTTGTAGCCGGGCCCGAAGACGTTGTGCGCGGCCGTGGCGCTGATCCCAGGCCGCCACCGGGTTGCCGAGGCGGCGGCGCGCCGCGCGCCACGGCTTCAGCAGCGCACCCCGCACATACGGGTAGCGGACCCGGCTGGGCGAGTAGGTGTACCAGGAGAACGACGCGCCGCGTGGGCAGCCCCGCGGTTCGTACTCGGGGCGGTGGCCGCCCTGGCGCTGCGCGATGCGCCCGGCCGTACGGTGCCCACCGAATCGCTGGGCCGCCGCCTCGCCGCCACCCTCGGGCTCGGCATCACCTGGCAGGCATCCGCCCTGTACGCGGTGGCTTTCGGCGGCTACGTCGCCTTCTCCGTCTACCTGCCCACCTACCTGAAGACCGGCTACGGACTGACCCAGACGGGCGCGGCGAACCGCATGGCCGGCTTCGTGCTGCTGGCGGTCGTGATGCGCCCGATCGGCGGCTGGCTGTCGGACCGCATCGGCCCGGTGCGGGTGCTCGACGCGACGCTGGCCGTGGTCCTCGTCGCGGCCTTCACCCAGTCGTTCACACCGTCCCTGGCGCCGGTGGCGACGATCACGTTCCTGGCGATGGCCGCCGCGCTCGGCGCGGGCAGTGGCGCCGTCTTCGCCCTGGTCGCTCTGCTGGCCCCGGCGGACAAGGTCGGCCCGGTCACCGGCGTCGTCGGCGCCGCGGGTGGCCTCGGAGGCTTCGTCCCACCACTGGTGATGGGCTCGCTGTACGGCGCGTACGGCTCGTACGCCCTCGGCCTGGTCCTCCTCGCGGTGGTGGCGGCCGCGGCTCTCACCTTCACCGGCACGGGCGTGCGCCACGCGGGCACCCGGCGGACTCCCGCACCCCAGGCGCACTGAGCGGGAAAAGAGAGCCACACGATGGCCTGACGGTTCCTTCCCTCCCTCCGCGTGGCACCCTCGACCGGCCGACGGCACGCGCCGGGCGCCGGGACCGCCCGCGCGCCGCCGCCGAACCGCTCCCCGGGGCGCCGTCGATCCGCGTCCACGCGTCGGGCATTCTGGTGAGGTCGGCGTGAGGGAAAAGGGGAGCAACTGTGGTGGACGAGTGCGGCCATGAGCCCCGCGACACCCCGGTGTCCGGGGTCTTGCCCCAGTTGCGGCTGGATGAGCTGCTGGAGGGTCTGCAACAGCAGGTGGCGCAGGTGCGGTCGGCACGCGACCGCATCCACACGCTGCTGGACGCCGTGCTCGTGATCGGCTCCGACTTGGAGCTGGAGGTGGTGCTACAGCGCATCGTGGAGTCGGCCGTCAGCCTGGTCGACGCGGAGTACGGGGCGCTCGGGGTGCTGGGCGAGGAAGGCACGATCAAGCAGTTCCTCACCGTCGGCATCGACGAGGAGACCATCGCGGGAATCGGTCACTACCCGCGCGGTGAGGGCATCTTGGGGCTGCTGATCCGCCACCCGGAGCCGCTGCGCCTGGCCAACCTGGCGCGGCATCCCTCCTCCGTGGGTTTCCCGTCCGGGCACCCGCCGATGACCAGCTTCCTCGGCACCCCGATCAAGGTGCGCGAGCAGGTCTTCGGGAACCTGTACCTGACCGACAAGCAGGGCGCCACGGAGTTCGACGCCGACGACGAGGCGGTGCTGCGCACCCTGGCCGCGGCGGCCGGTGTGGCGATCGACAACGCTCGGCTGTACGACGACGCCCGCCGTCGGCAGCGGTGGCTGGCGGCGAGCAACGAGCTGACCCGCAGTCTGCTGTCCGGGACCGAACCCGCCGCGGTCTTGGAGTCCTTCACCGCCACCCTGCGGGAGATGGCCGGCGCGGACCTGGTCACCCTGGCCATCCCGGTCGGCGACAGCGGCGAGCTGGTCATCGAGGCCGCCTCCGGACCGCGCGCGGAGGATGCGCGCGGTCTGGTCCTGGGTGCCGCCACGCTGGCCGCGAAGGTCTTCGCCTCCGGGGAGACCATCACCAGCGACGCGGTCAGTGCCGATCCGCGCGCCACCGGTGGCAGCGCCGCCGTCGTGGAGCTGGGCCCCGCGTTCCTCGTCCCCCTCGGCACCCGCGACCATGTGCGGGGCGTGTTGCAGGTGGCCAATGTGCCGGGCGGGCCGGTCTTCACCGACGCCGTCATCGACATGGTGATCGGGTACGGCAATCAGGCGGCGCTGGCGCTCGAGGTCGCCGAGCACCGGCAGGACGCCGATCGCATGCTGGTCCTCAACGACCGTGACCGGATTGCCCGCGATCTGCACGACCTCGTCATCCAGCGGTTATTCGCCGGGGCGGCCTGGCCAACCTCCAGCAACGCGCCGAGGAACTGGGCGGCTCCTTCTCCCTCCGCCCGAACGAGCCGAGCGGCACCGTCGTGGAATGGGCCGCGCCGCTGCACGCCGCCCCGTGAGTGGGGGCGAGATTTCAGGCTCAGCGCAGCGCGTGGACCACGGAGTGGAGCAGTGCGAAGAGCTCCGGCGGTGCGAGGCTCGAGCGGCTGGACGTACTCGGGTGCCTCGACCGCGCCTCCGCGCCATCCACGCCGAGAGCGCTCACGGCTGCGATCCCCGCCGCGGCGAGCGTGGACCGGCGGCTCAGGACGGCTGAGGCTGCGGCTCCGTGTCCTATGGGCGGCCGCCGCTGGTCCGCACCACCCGCATGCACACCCGCCGGGAGAAGTGGCCACGGCGGGAGACGGTCGACGGCGTCCGCCACGTGTGGGTGCGGGAGCTCTGCCGGTCAAGGGTGCGTGCGATGCTCGTCGCATCTACCGCGAGGAAGCCGACCCGGACTTCGACGGAGCGACCGAGGCGGGCACCCCCTACTGCGCCCCGGGCACCCCCGGCTGTGACGCCGACTACGACTACGCCACCCGGCCGCCCGACGCGTTGCTGCCCATCGGCAGGGACTCGGACGTCTACGCCCGCATGGTGCGCCAGGCCGGTCGGGGCGCGCTGCTGCGCTACTACCGCGTCGAGGACGGCACGCACGTCGACTCCCTCGTCGACACCTTCCCCGACAAGCTGCGCCCGATGGTCCCCTGCCACCGCTCCGCCTTCGAGGCACTGGAACGGTGGCTGGCCGGAAAGGGCCGCCCCCCGGCGGACCACACGGTCCGGCGCCCGGCCGACGCGGACCCCGCGACACTGCTCACGAGCTGCCCGCTGGACTAGCGGCCTCCGGGCGGCCTGGCCGCGGTCGGGGCGCACCGGGAAGCGAAATTCGTCGCGCAGACCCTCAGCGCGGTGCTGTGGGAAAGCCACGCGCGGAGGCGCAGACTCGCTGTCGCGCGCGGCGGTGACTGTCAGCCGAACCAGGTGGCCTGGAGCATCACGATGCGCTTGCCGCGCCTCGCCCGCCCGGATGAACGCCTTCTGCATGTCTTCGAAGCCGCGGGAGATCCCCGTGCCCCGCTGCCCGGTGCCGACGCGCCGTGGACGGCAGGGCAGACTGTCGGCGGGCCACGCGGTGACGAGGCGCGGCGACGAGACCGGGAGGGGACCGATGACCGGCACGTCCGCCCACCAGCACTCGGAGACAGCCGGACCGGTACACGTCACCGTGTGGGAGGACGGTGGAGCGGGCCTCCCATCCGTCGTCCTGGTCCACGGGATTCTCACCTGGGGTGACGACGAGCAATACGGCTTCGCGGCGCAGCGCCCGCTGGCCGACCGGCACCGGCTGCTGGTGATGGACCGCAGAGGTTACGGGCGCAGCCCGGACATCGCGCGCAGCGACTGGTCGATCGATGCCGAGGACATCGTCGGGCTCCTCGGTACCGGGGCCCATCTGGTCGGACACGCGTACGGCGGCGTCAGCGCGATGGCCGCCGCCGTACGCCGTCCCGACCTGGTCCACTCGCTCACCCTGATTCAGCCCGGCGCGCTGCGGCCCGCCGAACGTCACCCGGTCGTCGCCGAGGCGCTGGCGCGGGCCCGCGCGGCCACCGCCGCGCTGCCCGAAGACCTCACGCCCAGGAGTTCCTGAGCGCGGCTACCGCATCGGTCGGCATGGCGACACCGGAGCCGACGCCGGCGAGCCGCTGATCGCCTGCGCCGACCATGTCGCGGCGGCGATCGGAGCCGACCACCTGATCGTCCCCGGCTACTACCCACACACGCAGCAGCCCGAACGAACCAATGCCGCACTGCGGGAGCTATGGGACCACGCCGAGCGAGCGTGACCGCTTCGTGGAACCGCCGGCCGAGAACACGGAGGGCTCGTGATGAACCACAACCTGGCCGCGCTGACGGCCGCGACCGCCTTCACCTGGTTGGGCATGGTGGTGGGCATCTCCCTGCTGGAGACGCCCCTCAGATTCCGCGCGCTTCGAGCAGATGTCGAACAAGACGCGGAAGCCACTCGTCTGGGCCTGGGCATCGGCCGACTGGTCTTCCGCGCGCTCAACACCGCCGAGGCGGTCCTCGCCGCTGTGATCGTGGTGACTTCAGCGTGGCGCCCGGGGGCGGCCGGGAGTGGATCTGGACCCGCCGGTTCCGCTGCGTCTAGCCTTGGCCACGACCTGACGTCCCATCATGTGGCATGAGCGGGGCCGTCGTCGTGACCTGTCGTGATGTCCCGTGCCGTGCGCCATGGGTGCGTACGGCCGGTGACCGCCGCCGCTCGCCCAGGAAGCGCTCTCTCATGACGACCACCCCCTCCGCGGCGCCCGACATCCTCTCCCCGGAGTTCGCGGCGGACCCGTACCCCGCCTACCGGACCATGCGCGAGGACTTTCCACTGATCCACCACCACACGACCGACGGCTACATCATCTCCCGCTATGAGGATGTCGCCCGGGCCTTCAAGGACCCGGTGTTCACCAGCCACAACTACGACTGGCAGATCGAGCCGGTGCACGGCCGGACCATTCTTCAGATGGACGGGCGTGAGCACTCCGTGCGTCGCGCGCTGGTGGCGCCCGCCTTCCGCGGGAAGGACTTACGGGAGAAGTTCCTGCCCGTCATCGAGCGCAACTCCCGGGACCTCATCGATGCCTTCCGGGACGCGCCGGAAGCCGATCTGGTGGGACAGTACGCGACCCGCTTTCCGATCAACGTGATCGTCGACATGCTCGGGCTGGACCGGGCGGACCACGGCCGGTTCCACGTCTGGTACACCTCGATGGTCGACTTCCTGGGCAATCTGAGCCAGGACCCCGAGGTCGCGGCGGCGGGGCTGCGCACCCGGGACGAACTCGCCGCCTACATGATCCCGATCATCCGGGACCGGCGCAGCCACCCGGGTGACGAGCTGCTCTCCGTCCTGTGCACCGCCGAGATCGACGGCACGCGGATGAGCGACGAGGACATCAAGGCGTTCGTCAGCCTGCTCCTCGCGGCGGGCGGGGAGACGACGGACAAGGCCATCGCCGGTCTCTTCCGTAATCTGCTGGCCCATCCGGAGCAACTGGCGGCCGTGCGCGAGGACCGTACGCTCATCCCGGCGGCCTTCGCCGAGACGCTGCGCTTCACGCCTCCGGTGCACATGATCTTCCGTCAGCCGCGCGAGGACGTGGAGGTGAGCGGTGGCACGATTCCGGCGGGTGCCACCGTCACCTGTCTGATCGGGGCGGCCAACCGTGACGAGGGCCGTTACGCCGATCCCGACACGTTCAACATCTTCCGCGAGGACCTGACGACCGGCAGCGCCTTCTCGGCCGCCGCGGACCATCTGGCTTTCGCGCTCGGGCGGCACTTCTGCGTGGGGGCGCTGCTGGCGAAGACCGAGGTGGAGGTGGGCGTCAACCACCTGCTGGACGCCTTCCCGACGATGGCCTTCGCCGATGGTGAGGCCCCCACCGAGACAGGGGTGTTCACCCGGGGCCCGGGCTCGCTGCGGGTGCGGTTCACCCAGCGGGCCTAGGCGCGGGCCGGGGATGGGAGCTCCAGAACGGCGGCTCCCGGAGTCCGTCCGGGTCAGCGGAAGGCCGTGTGCCCGGTCAGGGCCTGGCCGAGTGCGAGGGTGTGCATCTCGGATGTGCCCTCGTAGGTGAGGACGGACTCCAGGTTGTTCATGTGGCGGATGACCGGGAATTCGAGGGAGATGCCGTTGGCGCCCAGGATCGTCCTGGCCGTGCGGCAGATCTCGAGTGCTTCCCGTACGTTGTTGAGCTTGCCGAGGCTGATCTGCGCCGGGTGGACACCGTCTGCGGAATCCTTGAGGTCCGCCAGCCGCATCGCGGTCATCGTCGCCTTGTGCAGTTCCAGGGCCATGTCGACCAGCTTCTGCTGGGTGAGCTGGAAGGCCGCCAGGGGCTTGCCGAACTGCTCGCGCCGGGCCGCGTAGTCGGCGGCTGTGCGCCAGGCCGAGCGGGCCGCGCCGGTGACGCCCCAGACGATGCCGTAGCGCGCCTCGTTCAGGCAGGTGAGCGGGGCGGAGACGCCCTGGGCCCGGGGCAGCGCCGCGGATGCGGGCAACCGGACGGAGTCCAGGACGAGTTCGCTGGTGACACTGGCCCGCAGGGACATCTTGTGCTTGATCTCGGG
This genomic interval from Streptomyces asiaticus contains the following:
- a CDS encoding response regulator — protein: MADSERPGPGNPTRVFLLDDHEVVRRGVRDLLDDEPDISVVGEAGTVEQALVRVPALRPRVAILDVRLPDGDGVSVCRELRSRMPELACLMLTSFDEEEALLDSITAGASGYVLKQIQGSDLVSAVRTLADGQSLLDPSAATRLMARLRGEQRQEEPDALPGLTQREREILALIGEGLTNRQIGQRLYLAEKTVKNHVSRLLAKLGVERRIQAAVIATQAQDRQRREAR
- a CDS encoding pyridoxamine 5'-phosphate oxidase family protein — protein: MTVRPLPPAPGTRMVELDRKESITLLTGVSMGRVGFTHQALPVIRPVNHLVNDDGDIVIRTHAGAALLATASASEVVVYEADQIDEATHTGWSVMITGTASRVTDPQALSRYRTELTPWINTEMEHVVRIRAEFVTGYRLETTPSPP
- a CDS encoding globin domain-containing protein; amino-acid sequence: MLSLESAPVIRATLPVVSEALDEITARFYGTMFAERPELLDGLFNRGNQASGEQRKALAGSIAAFAQALLADPETRPDALLSRIAHKHAALGVTEDQYSIVHKYLFRAIGEVLGDAVTAEVASAWDEVYWLMAGALVAQEARLYQEAEVDPRHPWRQWTVVERREETPDVASFLLRPADDGPPPAARAGQYVSVRALMPDGTHQTRQYSLSNALGDRLRRITVKRVASVAGAPEGEVSHQLHRTVRAGGELTLSAPFGDVVLDDTDTPLVLVSAGIGCTPMVAMLEHLAATGSARPVRVVHADRAPADHALRADTRRLVAQLPEARAEFWYEQDAAEEAGARTGLMDLDGLDLPADADVYLCGALPFMRAVRAQLLQAGVPARRIRYEVFGPDLWLAHAEGCDARPPGSRKQAPRTSRSVGPGPFTASCSSRTRSG
- a CDS encoding vitamin K epoxide reductase family protein, whose translation is MSRARPGRADRRTGWLLTLTGAVGWLASFQLTVDDWRLLKDPAYQPPCDISPIVSCGGVMSSPEGSAFGFPNMLLGLGAFAAVAVLGLAVLTGARLHRMLWLALNAGALAGAVFVHWLIYQSLFGLGRLCPYCAVVRAVTIALFWYVTLHNLDRGAIPVPAAGRGALSIWSWKRTGYFSPAGTA
- a CDS encoding GAF domain-containing protein encodes the protein MVDECGHEPRDTPVSGVLPQLRLDELLEGLQQQVAQVRSARDRIHTLLDAVLVIGSDLELEVVLQRIVESAVSLVDAEYGALGVLGEEGTIKQFLTVGIDEETIAGIGHYPRGEGILGLLIRHPEPLRLANLARHPSSVGFPSGHPPMTSFLGTPIKVREQVFGNLYLTDKQGATEFDADDEAVLRTLAAAAGVAIDNARLYDDARRRQRWLAASNELTRSLLSGTEPAAVLESFTATLREMAGADLVTLAIPVGDSGELVIEAASGPRAEDARGLVLGAATLAAKVFASGETITSDAVSADPRATGGSAAVVELGPAFLVPLGTRDHVRGVLQVANVPGGPVFTDAVIDMVIGYGNQAALALEVAEHRQDADRMLVLNDRDRIARDLHDLVIQRLFAGAAWPTSSNAPRNWAAPSPSARTSRAAPSWNGPRRCTPPREWGRDFRLSAARGPRSGAVRRAPAVRGSSGWTYSGASTAPPRHPRRERSRLRSPPRRAWTGGSGRLRLRLRVLWAAAAGPHHPHAHPPGEVATAGDGRRRPPRVGAGALPVKGACDARRIYREEADPDFDGATEAGTPYCAPGTPGCDADYDYATRPPDALLPIGRDSDVYARMVRQAGRGALLRYYRVEDGTHVDSLVDTFPDKLRPMVPCHRSAFEALERWLAGKGRPPADHTVRRPADADPATLLTSCPLD
- a CDS encoding cytochrome P450, coding for MTTTPSAAPDILSPEFAADPYPAYRTMREDFPLIHHHTTDGYIISRYEDVARAFKDPVFTSHNYDWQIEPVHGRTILQMDGREHSVRRALVAPAFRGKDLREKFLPVIERNSRDLIDAFRDAPEADLVGQYATRFPINVIVDMLGLDRADHGRFHVWYTSMVDFLGNLSQDPEVAAAGLRTRDELAAYMIPIIRDRRSHPGDELLSVLCTAEIDGTRMSDEDIKAFVSLLLAAGGETTDKAIAGLFRNLLAHPEQLAAVREDRTLIPAAFAETLRFTPPVHMIFRQPREDVEVSGGTIPAGATVTCLIGAANRDEGRYADPDTFNIFREDLTTGSAFSAAADHLAFALGRHFCVGALLAKTEVEVGVNHLLDAFPTMAFADGEAPTETGVFTRGPGSLRVRFTQRA